Proteins co-encoded in one Christiangramia fulva genomic window:
- a CDS encoding Nramp family divalent metal transporter gives MKQNTSQKTSIFKGLGPGLLLAGAAIGVSHLVQATRAGADYGFLLIWVLALACITKYPFLEFGPRYAAATGDHLIHGYKKMGKFPYWTFILITVGSMFIIQAAVTIVTAGLAERLFGMGWDNFTWSFVIIGLCILLLLIGKYPALDKAMKIIVSVLGLATLTAVILAFGEGRLDQALEMEAPAVWNKVGIAFIISFMGWMPIPLDASVWHSIWTREKAISNKSKTSLREAFADFNIGYLAAAFIGLLFFLMGVLIMFGSGISFSGSAVEFSGQLIDLYGKTLGDWSKPIIAVAAFIAMFSTTLAVTDAFPRVIAEIFAEEKQSTESQKWKNYRWNVFLIPGLSLLILYFFTASFTVLIDFATALSFISAPFLAWFNYRLITGKQTPEEAKPGKAYRIFSVLCLVVLVLFNLVYIYTLFQ, from the coding sequence CACGCGCAGGAGCTGACTACGGATTTCTGCTGATCTGGGTGCTCGCACTCGCCTGTATCACCAAATATCCCTTTCTCGAATTTGGTCCCAGATACGCAGCCGCGACCGGTGACCATCTCATTCATGGATATAAGAAAATGGGCAAATTTCCTTACTGGACCTTTATTTTAATCACCGTAGGCAGCATGTTTATCATCCAGGCCGCGGTGACCATTGTAACTGCCGGACTGGCGGAAAGGCTCTTTGGAATGGGATGGGATAATTTTACCTGGAGCTTCGTAATTATCGGCCTCTGTATTCTTTTGCTTTTAATTGGGAAATATCCCGCCCTGGATAAGGCGATGAAAATAATCGTTAGCGTACTTGGTCTTGCTACTTTGACAGCGGTAATACTGGCCTTCGGGGAAGGAAGATTAGATCAGGCTTTAGAAATGGAAGCTCCCGCTGTCTGGAATAAAGTAGGGATCGCTTTTATCATTTCTTTTATGGGATGGATGCCTATTCCGTTGGACGCCTCGGTCTGGCATTCTATCTGGACCAGGGAAAAAGCGATTTCCAATAAAAGCAAGACGAGCCTCCGGGAGGCTTTTGCCGATTTCAATATCGGTTACCTGGCTGCGGCTTTTATCGGACTCCTTTTCTTTTTAATGGGGGTCTTGATCATGTTTGGTAGCGGAATTAGTTTCTCTGGAAGCGCAGTTGAATTCTCCGGGCAGTTGATCGATCTCTACGGAAAGACCCTTGGCGACTGGAGTAAACCCATAATTGCGGTGGCGGCCTTTATCGCCATGTTCTCCACTACACTCGCAGTCACAGATGCATTTCCACGGGTAATCGCTGAAATTTTCGCCGAAGAAAAACAGTCTACAGAATCCCAAAAATGGAAAAATTACCGTTGGAATGTTTTCCTCATTCCCGGACTTTCCCTGCTTATTCTGTACTTTTTTACGGCTTCTTTTACCGTCTTGATCGATTTTGCGACGGCTCTTTCATTCATCTCGGCACCATTTCTTGCCTGGTTCAATTACAGGCTTATCACAGGAAAACAAACTCCTGAAGAAGCAAAACCGGGAAAAGCATACCGGATTTTCAGTGTTCTATGCCTGGTTGTATTGGTTCTTTTTAATCTGGTGTACATCTACACTTTATTTCAATAA